In the genome of Paraburkholderia azotifigens, the window CCGATCATTCGCTCCGCACCGCGTGGCTCGCCGTGCGCCTCGCGCGTGCGGCGGAACTCGACGACGCGGCCGTCGTCGCCGTCTGCGAGGCGTCGCTGCTGCGCTGGTCGGGTTGCACGGCGAATGCATCGGGCTTCGCGGAAGCGCTCGGCGACGACGTCGCGAGCCGCGAAGCGATGCTCGCGCTCAAGCCGGATTGGGCAGGCCCGCTCGAAATGCACGGCGATATCGGCGCCACGCTCACGCCGCTCGCGCGCATCCATTGCGAGGTGTCGAGCGAAGCGGCGCGCATGCTGGGCCTCGGCCGGGACACGGAAGCCACGCTGCGCCATGTGTTCGAATCGTGGGATGGCAGCGGCACGCCCGATCATCTGGCAGGCAGCGAGGTGCCGACCACCGTGTTCATCGTGGCGCTCGCGGGCGAACTGGAGATTTTCTCGCGCACGTACGGGATCGAACGCACCAGTGCGCTGATCGGCCAGCGCGCCGATTCGCGCTATCCCGCCACGCTCGCGCGCCTCGCCGTCCGGCTCGCACCCGAATGGCTGGACGCACTCGAACAGGCCGACGCCGCGTCGATCGATGCCGCGCTGCTGACGCCGCACATGAACGACGTCACGCCCGTCGAACTGGTCGCCGACATCATCGATCTGAAACTGCCATGGATGACGGGCTATTCGCGCAGCGTCGCGGCGACGGCGGCTGCATGCGCCGCGCGATTCTCACTCGATGCGAACGCGCAAAACCGTCTCTATTGCGCGGGTCTGATTCATGGCATGGGGCGCGCAGCCGTGCCGAATCCGATCTGGAACACGCCGTCGCGGCTGTCGCAGGCCGCGTGGGAAAAAGTGCGTCTCGTGCCGTACTGGACCTCGCGCGCGGGCAGGCAGACGGGCACGCTCGCCGAAGCCGCCGAACTCGGTTCGTATGCGTATGAACGTCTCGACGGTTCGGGATATTTTCGTGGCGCTTCGGGCGCGGCGCTGTCGATCGAAGCGCGTATTCTCGCCGCGAGCGCGGCGTGGGTTGCGTTGCGCGCAGCGCGTCCGTGGCGTGCCGCGCTGGCGGATCGGGATGCAGCGAAGCTGCTGCAGGAAGAAGCCGCGCAAGGCCGCTACGATGCCGACGTCGTCAGTGCGCTGATCGACGCGGGGTCGTCGCAACGGCGCGTCGTGAATCCGCGCGCGCAGACGGCGCGTCTGTCCACGCGCGAAATCGACGTGCTGCGCGGCATTTCGCGCGGCGCGAGCAACAAGGAAGTGGCCCGCGATCTGTCCTTGAGTCCGAGCACGGTGCGCACGCACGTCGAAAGCGTATTCCGCAAGCTCGACTGCTCGACACGCGCCGCCGCCACGCTCAAGGCGCTGGCGCTCGGACTGCTGTGACGTGCGTTGCGATGCGCTCAGGCGCCAGCGATGACGTCGATGCGCAACGCCTCGCCGCCCGCCGCGATCTCAAGCAGACGATCGACGTTCGGATGCGCGCCCGGACGATTGCGCGCGTCGGCCGTATGCTCGGCGAACACGGCAAGGCCATGCTCTGCGGCCTTCGCGTCGAGCGTGCCGAATGCTTCACGCAAATAGTGGTACACGGCGAGCGAGCCCTGCTTGCCCGGCTTGTTTTCGATGCTCGCGACCACGGCGCCCTTGCCGTCGACGAGATCGATGCGCTCGATACCGTCAATGCCCGGCAGTTGCGCGAGGTTGTCCTTGAATACGTTGCCTGGTTGAATCACTGAAAACACTCCATGGTTCGGAAAATAACTGGCGGCCCGTATCTTATCCGATCATCACGTGCAAGGTTCCCGTCACGGGACGGCACGCCGTTGGCGAAGCGCGCACTGCAAATGCGAAGAGCAAAAACGCTCGTCTGCAGTATTGTCAGATCGAAGTTAAAATCGTCTGCTTGAATTCCGTCCGTGTTAACGAGTGCGCCTGACAGTTGCCGCGCACCGGCCGCATTGCCTTCATCGAGGGCAGATCACCGAGTCAGTAGCAAGGAACGACTTCCATGACAGGCGCAGACTTGTCCAGCATGCTGCCCGACATGCTTCCGAGGTTATGGGCTTTCGCATTGCGCATATCCGGCGATCAGCACGACGCCGAAGATCTCGTGCAGCGCGCGTGCGTGCGCGGGCTGGAACGCGCGCATCAGCTGCAGGCGGACACGGCGCCGCTCAGCTGGATGTTTTCGATCGTTCACTCCACGTGGATCAACGAACTGCGCGCGCGTTCGGTGCGCAGCCGCTCGAGCATGGAGTGGGACGACGACTTCCTCGAAACGGTCGAAGATCCGTCGGCGCGCACGCCTGAACAGATCACGATGAACGCGCAGATCATCGAGGCCGTGCAGCGTCTGCCCGAGGCGCAGCGCGTCGTGATGCTGCTCGTCGCCGTCGAAGGCCTCAGCTACAGCGAAACGGCGGAGACGCTCAACGTGCCCATCGGCACCGTGATGAGCCGGCTGTCGCGTGCGCGTCAGGCCATCGGCGCGCTGTTTGCGGGCAAAGCGGCCCAGCCGCTGAAGATGGCGGCATTCGGCAAGGACTCGGCGTCATGAAAGTAGACGACATCACGCTGATGGCCTACGTCGACGGCGAACTCGATATCGAGGAGCGCCGCGAGATCGAGCGCGAACTCGATCATTCGCCGGAACTCGCGGAGCGTATCGAACTGTTCCGCGCGTCGAGCCTGCCGTTCCACGACGCGTTCGCGCAGCAGAAGCTGCCGCCCGTGCCCGAGTCGCTGACGCGCAAGATCGCCGAACTGGCACGCACGCATGCGAGCGCGACATCGACCGTGCCGCCCGGCCCCGCCGCCGATCCCGCCGCGAACGATGCCGTCGCGCCCGTCCAGGCAGGCGTGCCGCCGTCTGCGCCGATCCGCTCGCGCATGCGTTTTTCCGCGCCGTGGCTGGCCGTCGCGTTCGTCGCGGGCGTGTTCTGCTGCGGTATCGCGTTACGGCTGACGCCCGGCGTGCTGTCGGGCGGCGCATCGTCGACGGTGGCATCCGCGCAGCCCGCTTCGCCGTGGGTGATGGCGGCAGCCGGCTATCAGGCGCTGTATTCGCGCGACACGGTCGCCGTGACGACGGACCCGGCCGTGTCGGCGAAGACAGTCGCCGATATCCATGAGATCGACGGACTGCCTGTGCGCGTGCCCGATCTCAGCGCGCAAGGACTCACGTTCAAGCGCATCCAGCGTCTGCGCTTTCATGACAAGCCGCTCGTGCAGATCGTCTATCTGCCGAAATCGGGCGGACCCGTCGCGCTGTGCGTCGTGAAGGATGCGAAACCGGACCAGTCGATCGCACAGCAGAAGATCGACGACATGAACGTCGTCACGTGGCGGCAGTCGGAATTGAGCTATGCGCTGATCGGCTCGGCGGGCCAGGTGAATCTCGACCGGCTCGGCAAGATGATCGCGAATCGCGATGTCGACGCGATGTTCGGCCGCGCGCCCGTGCCGGAGCATCCCGTGGCGAGTTGACGCTGCAACGGCGCGCGCATCGCTTTCCGGTCTTTCGGCCCTTCGCGCCCGTGTACGTCAAATCGGTACATTGACCCTATTGTTTGCACAGAACGCTATACTTGATAGCCAGCTAGCTGTGACATCGCCGTGACATGATCCATTTCCCGTGTTGCGGCACTTCCGACCAGGGCCCGAGCGTATGAATGTCGACGATACGGTGCTGATGGCGTATGTCGACGACGAACTGTCGCCGCAGGAACGTCAGCAGATCGAAGACGAACTCCGTGCACACGCGGAGCTCGCGGACAAGGTCGCCCTCTTCAAGGCGTCGCGCCTGCCGTATCGCGAGGCATTCGCCGAACAGAAGCTGCCGCCCGTCCCCGCCAGTCTCGTCAAACGCGTCGACGACCTGATCCGCGCGCACACAGAAGCCGCGAAGCGCGGCACGCCGCCTGTCGCGAACGACGCCGCCATGGAACACAGCGCGCAATTGCCGCCGTCCGCGCCCGTGCGCTCGCGTCTGCGCATCGCGCCCGCCTGGCTCGCCGTCGCGTTCGTCGGCGGCGCGTTCTGCAGCGGCGTCGTGCTGCGGCTCGCGCCAGGCGTCGGCTTCGCGCCGGGCAATAACGCGGTCAGCAGCGCGGGCAATACGGCCACGGTCGCGTCAACGTCCATGACTTCGCTGCCATGGGTGCAGGTTGCGGCAAGCTACCAGCAATTGTATTCGCGCGACACCGTCTCGCACATGTGGCCCGATGTGTCCGACGCGCAAAGCACCGTCGACGAAATCCGCACGGAAGACGGCATCGCGCTGCGCGTGCCCGATCTGAGCAAGGCGGGTCTGCGGTTCATCGGCGTGCAGCGACTGAAGTTTCATGGCCGTCCGCTCGTGCAGATCGTGTATCTGCCGCAGAAAGGCGACCCCGTCGCGCTGTGCGTGATCAAGGAAGACAAGGCGAATCAGCCCGTCGCCTCACAGCGCATCGATACGATGAACGTCGTCACGTGGCGCGAGTCGAAGCTCGGCTATGCGCTGATCGGCGCATCCAGCAACGGCGATCTTGCACCGCTCGGCAAAGAAATCGCCGAACGTCATTTCGATCCGCTCTTTGGTTCCGTTTGATGCAGCGTGCGCCGTCGCGCGCGCCGCATGAGTTGTCGATTCATGTCCAGATTTCCCTTTCGCATAGTCGCGGGCGGTGCGCTCGCCGTGGTCGCACTTGGTTCCGTCGCAGGCGCTTATGCCATTACGCATGGCTTGACGGGTCTGCTCGGCGGGCAGCCTTCGGCGGCGCAGATCATCGACCGGTTCGAAGCCGTTTCCGGGAAGCACGCGGGCTTTCGCCGCAATCACGCGAAAGGCGTGTGCGTCACCGGCTATTTCGACAGCAACGGCAACGCCGCGCCGCTCTCGCGCGCGAGCGTGTTCGCAGCGGGCCGGTCCCAGGTGGTGGGACGCCTGTCGATCGGCGGCGGCAATCCTGCGCAAGCGGATGGCGCGTCGAACGTGCGCAGCCTCGCGCTGCGCATCCTGACGCCGGGCGGCAGCGAATGGCGCACCGCGATGAACTCCGCGCCGATCTTTCCCGTGCGCACGCCCGAAGCGTTATTCGAGATGCTCGCGGCCTCGCGGCAGGCGCGCGAAACGACCACGTACGGCAGCGACGAAGGCATGGACGGATTCATGAAGGCGCATCCCGAAACCGTGCGCTTCGAGCAATGGCTGCACGACCATCCGCCGTCGTCGGCATTCGGCAATGCGGCCTATTACAGCGTATCGGCGTTCCGGCTGATCGATCGAGACGGTCACGCGCAGAACGTGCGCTGGCGTGTCGAACCTGACGACGCCTATGTGCCCCTCGCCGATGCGCAAAAGCAGGATAGCGATTTTCTCGAACGCGGACTCGCGGAACGCCTGCAACAAGGCCCGCTTCGCTGGCATATGGTGATCACGCTCGCGCAGCCGGGCGACGTCAGCAACGACTCGACGCGGCTATGGCCCGCGAACCGCACGCAGATCGACGTCGGAACGCTCGTGGTGCAGCGTGAAGAGGCGCAGATCGACGGCCCATGCCGCGATATCAGCTTCGATCCGTTGACGCTGCCCGACGGCATCGCGCCGTCCGACGATCCGTTGCTCAAGGCACGTTCCGCTGCATACGCGGAATCGCATGAACGCCGCGTGAGTGAAGAGCGACGCTACGCGGCACACCAATAGAGGCGGCCGGCCCAGATAGTGGGCGGCATCGTTTTATCGAATGCCGCTTCGCCGCGCAAAACAATTAAAAAAAATTTCGCGTTCCAGCGCAAGAGCACTGCCCCGCGCATCGTGTACCTCGTCGCAAACCCTTGCCCCGCAAGCATTTTTCGCATGCCGCACATCCGCTTCGCGCGATTGGGAAACGGATGGAATAGTCCCTTGCTATCAGGTGTTCTGTATTCAGGAGCGCTACAAAAGAGATGGCGCCCACGACCAGAACGACGGGGGATATCGGCGCGCATCGGCCGCGCCGTGATGATGGTTATGGAGTACACATGCGAATTGCCTTATTCACTTTCAGCGACGTACTGTTCAAGCAGATCAACGAAGGTTTCGAACAGAGCGGCACGTCGTGTACGCGCTTCACCGACGAACTTTCGCTGATCCGCTTTCTGCAGCGCGACTCGGCGGCGCTCGTCATCTTCGATGCGACGCAAAGCCAGATCCCCGCGCTCGCGACGCTCGAATGGCGCAGCTGCCATTTCCGCACCGATCTGCCCGTGATGATGATCGGCCGTTCGTGGGACAGCGGGGCCGTGATCGAGGCGCTCGATGCAGGCGTCGACGAAGTCGTGATCGGCACCGCGAACGTCGACGAAATCATGGCGCGCTCGCGCCGCGTGATTGCACGCTGCCGCGGCTCGCGCGTAGTCGACCGTCTGGCCGTGGCGGGTTATACGATCGACCGCACCGCGCGCACGGTGAGCTTCGGCGAACGGCGCGTGTCGCTGACGGCACGCGAACTGAGCCTCGCGTGGCTGCTGTTCATGAACGCGGGCACGCTGATGAGCCGCGAACAGCTGGCGCATGCCGTGTGGGGCAAGGACGCGGATCTTGCCGGCCGCTCGCTCGAACAGCACATCTACAAGCTGCGCTCGAAGCTCGCGCTCGACAACCGCGATGGCTCACAACTGAAAACGGTGTACTCGCTCGGCTATGTGTTCGTCCCGCGTGAGCAGGAAGCCACGGAATGCCGCGAGCCCGTCGCCGCGTGAAGCGCTTGCGTGCACATACGAGGTCGAAGTCTGTCACATGACACGGAGTGGACGAATGCGGCCCGCGCGGCACACGATGCACGCGCCCGACGCTGCGGCAACCCGCCCGCAACGCATGCCCGTTCGCCATGCTCGCGTCGTGTCAGTGCCTGCGCCCGTTTATGCATGCGGATCGCCCATCGAGCTATTCGCGCATGCGTCAGCGGCGTGCTAAAGCGGCGTCATGACGACGTGCGGATTCACGCGAGTATCTGGTTCAGATAACCGAGACGCGAGGCCATCTGCGGATCGGACGGCTGCTCGAACGCGTTGCAGAATGCCTGCGTCGCGGCCTGCGCGCTGTTCGTCTTCTTCACGGCATCGATCGCACCCGCTTGCGAGGTCTGCAATTCCTGCTTCAGATAGCCGTAGTTCGCGGCCTCGCTCGACGGATCGAGATTGTGCTGACGCGCGTAGTCGATCAACCCCTGCTTGCGCGTGCCGCCCCATTGCGCGATGCCGTAGCCGTTCGCGTTGTCGTCGGCCATGTTCGAACCCGGCGCACCGATCTTGCCGCCCTGGTTGATGCCCGAGTTCATGCCGCCGCTCTCGTGCCACAGGTTAGCCACGATGCCCGCCGCCTGGTCCTTCGTCAGCCCGAAGTCCTTTTGCAGATTGCTGACGTACGCATCGGCTGCCTGCTTGCTTTGTGCGGGCGACAGCGCCTGCGTCTGCGGCGCGGTGCTGAGCCCTTCGGGCGCGGCACCCGATGTGGATACGCCCTTCACCGG includes:
- a CDS encoding HD domain-containing phosphohydrolase; translation: MQTSPGPAVRVFDAVKALAFIGDLSMGQPTDHSLRTAWLAVRLARAAELDDAAVVAVCEASLLRWSGCTANASGFAEALGDDVASREAMLALKPDWAGPLEMHGDIGATLTPLARIHCEVSSEAARMLGLGRDTEATLRHVFESWDGSGTPDHLAGSEVPTTVFIVALAGELEIFSRTYGIERTSALIGQRADSRYPATLARLAVRLAPEWLDALEQADAASIDAALLTPHMNDVTPVELVADIIDLKLPWMTGYSRSVAATAAACAARFSLDANAQNRLYCAGLIHGMGRAAVPNPIWNTPSRLSQAAWEKVRLVPYWTSRAGRQTGTLAEAAELGSYAYERLDGSGYFRGASGAALSIEARILAASAAWVALRAARPWRAALADRDAAKLLQEEAAQGRYDADVVSALIDAGSSQRRVVNPRAQTARLSTREIDVLRGISRGASNKEVARDLSLSPSTVRTHVESVFRKLDCSTRAAATLKALALGLL
- a CDS encoding phage tail tip lysozyme, whose protein sequence is MNSLSLFNGVGGVSGLSPISGMQGNGSSQDASVANLLNDIAKLIDGGGSGQGAGASGAAAGNGSAVSQFLSDLAAMLSDPKGTGAPSGTGAQAGSPAGGYGNFTAMPGNAAPASGYGGTGGAAGAGNAAGSGGSTPASTSTPVKGVSTSGAAPEGLSTAPQTQALSPAQSKQAADAYVSNLQKDFGLTKDQAAGIVANLWHESGGMNSGINQGGKIGAPGSNMADDNANGYGIAQWGGTRKQGLIDYARQHNLDPSSEAANYGYLKQELQTSQAGAIDAVKKTNSAQAATQAFCNAFEQPSDPQMASRLGYLNQILA
- a CDS encoding RNA polymerase sigma factor, with translation MTGADLSSMLPDMLPRLWAFALRISGDQHDAEDLVQRACVRGLERAHQLQADTAPLSWMFSIVHSTWINELRARSVRSRSSMEWDDDFLETVEDPSARTPEQITMNAQIIEAVQRLPEAQRVVMLLVAVEGLSYSETAETLNVPIGTVMSRLSRARQAIGALFAGKAAQPLKMAAFGKDSAS
- a CDS encoding anti-sigma factor family protein, with amino-acid sequence MNVDDTVLMAYVDDELSPQERQQIEDELRAHAELADKVALFKASRLPYREAFAEQKLPPVPASLVKRVDDLIRAHTEAAKRGTPPVANDAAMEHSAQLPPSAPVRSRLRIAPAWLAVAFVGGAFCSGVVLRLAPGVGFAPGNNAVSSAGNTATVASTSMTSLPWVQVAASYQQLYSRDTVSHMWPDVSDAQSTVDEIRTEDGIALRVPDLSKAGLRFIGVQRLKFHGRPLVQIVYLPQKGDPVALCVIKEDKANQPVASQRIDTMNVVTWRESKLGYALIGASSNGDLAPLGKEIAERHFDPLFGSV
- a CDS encoding DUF2322 family protein → MIQPGNVFKDNLAQLPGIDGIERIDLVDGKGAVVASIENKPGKQGSLAVYHYLREAFGTLDAKAAEHGLAVFAEHTADARNRPGAHPNVDRLLEIAAGGEALRIDVIAGA
- a CDS encoding response regulator transcription factor; protein product: MRIALFTFSDVLFKQINEGFEQSGTSCTRFTDELSLIRFLQRDSAALVIFDATQSQIPALATLEWRSCHFRTDLPVMMIGRSWDSGAVIEALDAGVDEVVIGTANVDEIMARSRRVIARCRGSRVVDRLAVAGYTIDRTARTVSFGERRVSLTARELSLAWLLFMNAGTLMSREQLAHAVWGKDADLAGRSLEQHIYKLRSKLALDNRDGSQLKTVYSLGYVFVPREQEATECREPVAA
- a CDS encoding catalase family peroxidase, with the translated sequence MSRFPFRIVAGGALAVVALGSVAGAYAITHGLTGLLGGQPSAAQIIDRFEAVSGKHAGFRRNHAKGVCVTGYFDSNGNAAPLSRASVFAAGRSQVVGRLSIGGGNPAQADGASNVRSLALRILTPGGSEWRTAMNSAPIFPVRTPEALFEMLAASRQARETTTYGSDEGMDGFMKAHPETVRFEQWLHDHPPSSAFGNAAYYSVSAFRLIDRDGHAQNVRWRVEPDDAYVPLADAQKQDSDFLERGLAERLQQGPLRWHMVITLAQPGDVSNDSTRLWPANRTQIDVGTLVVQREEAQIDGPCRDISFDPLTLPDGIAPSDDPLLKARSAAYAESHERRVSEERRYAAHQ
- a CDS encoding anti-sigma factor, which codes for MKVDDITLMAYVDGELDIEERREIERELDHSPELAERIELFRASSLPFHDAFAQQKLPPVPESLTRKIAELARTHASATSTVPPGPAADPAANDAVAPVQAGVPPSAPIRSRMRFSAPWLAVAFVAGVFCCGIALRLTPGVLSGGASSTVASAQPASPWVMAAAGYQALYSRDTVAVTTDPAVSAKTVADIHEIDGLPVRVPDLSAQGLTFKRIQRLRFHDKPLVQIVYLPKSGGPVALCVVKDAKPDQSIAQQKIDDMNVVTWRQSELSYALIGSAGQVNLDRLGKMIANRDVDAMFGRAPVPEHPVAS